One window of the Bos indicus x Bos taurus breed Angus x Brahman F1 hybrid chromosome 8, Bos_hybrid_MaternalHap_v2.0, whole genome shotgun sequence genome contains the following:
- the LOC113897852 gene encoding 40S ribosomal protein S4, X isoform-like: MARGPKKHLKYVAAPKHWMLDELTGVFAPCPSTGPHKLRECLLLFIFLRNRLKYALTGDEVKKICMQRFTKIDGKVCTDITYPAGFMDVISIDKTGENFHLIYDTKGRFAVHRITPEEAKYKLCKVRKIFVGTKGIPHLVTHDACTIRYPDPLIKVNDTIQIDMETGKITDFIKFDTGNLCMVTGGASLGRIGVITNRERHPGSFDVVHVKDVNGNSFATWLSNIFVIGKGNKPWISLPCGKGICLTIAEDRDKRLAAKQSSG, encoded by the coding sequence GCACCTGAAATACGTAGCAGCTCCAAAACATTGGATGCTGGATGAACTGACTGGTGTGTTTGCCCCTTGTCCATCTACTGGCCCCCACAAGCTAAGGGAATGTCTCCTCCTATTCATTTTCCTAAGGAATAGACTTAAGTATGCCCTAACTGGAGATGAAGTAAAGAAGATTTGCATGCAGCGTTTCACTAAGATCGATGGCAAAGTCTGCACAGATATAACCTACCCTGCTGGTTTTATGGATGTCATCAGCATTGATAAGACTGGAGAGAATTTTCATTTGATCTATGACACCAAGGGTCGCTTTGCTGTTCATCGTATTACACCTGAGGAGGCCAAGTATAAATTGTGCAAAGTAAGAAAGATATTTGTGGGGACAAAAGGAATCCCTCATCTGGTAACCCATGATGCTTGTACCATCCGTTACCCTGATCCACTCATCAAGGTGAATGATACCATTCAGATTGACATGGAGACTGGCAAGATTACTGATTTCATCAAATTTGACACTGGTAACCTGTGCATGGTGACTGGAGGTGCTAGCCTGGGAAGAATTGGTGTGATTACAAACCGGGAGAGACATCCAGGTTCTTTTGATGTAGTTCATGTGAAAGATGTGAACGGCAACAGCTTTGCCACATGGCTCTCAAACATTTTCGTTATTGGCAAAGGCAACAAACCGTGGATCTCTCTTCCCTGTGGAAAGGGTATTTGCCTTACCATTGCTGAGGACAGAGATAAGAGATTGGCAGCCAAACAGAGCAGTGGATAA